A genome region from Arachidicoccus soli includes the following:
- a CDS encoding O-acetylhomoserine aminocarboxypropyltransferase/cysteine synthase family protein, with the protein MSKLRFETLQIHAGQPVEPTTLSRAVPIYQTTSFVFNDVVHAANLFGLKEFGNIYTRIMNPTTDVFEQRISALEGGVAAVATASGMSAQFLALTNILQAGDNFISSPYVYGGTFNQFSVSFKRLGINVKFSEDDKVENFEKLIDENTKAIYTETLGNPRLNIPDFEKLAALARKYDLPLFVDNTFGAGGYLFRPIEHGANVVLHAATKWIGGHGTSIGGVLIDGGNYNWGNGKFPLFSEPSEGYHGLKFADTFGVNNPLGLPNIAFAIKARVEGLRDFGPAPSPFNSFLLLQGLETLSLRMERTVANTLALAQWLEKHEAVEFVWYPGLESSPYNTLAKKYLPKGAGGVLNFGVKGGKDNALKVINALKLASLLANVGDAKTLVIHPASTTHEQLSDAAQLAAGVLPNQIRVSLGIEHIDDIKEDFEQALKSIG; encoded by the coding sequence ATGAGCAAATTACGCTTTGAAACCCTGCAAATACATGCAGGTCAACCAGTAGAACCCACTACTCTTTCAAGAGCAGTACCTATTTACCAAACAACTTCTTTTGTCTTCAACGACGTCGTTCATGCGGCCAATTTATTTGGGCTTAAAGAGTTTGGGAATATATACACTCGTATAATGAACCCCACAACTGATGTATTCGAGCAACGTATTAGTGCATTAGAGGGTGGTGTAGCAGCAGTTGCAACGGCTTCCGGCATGTCGGCACAATTTCTTGCATTGACAAATATTTTACAGGCAGGGGATAACTTTATCTCTTCTCCTTATGTATATGGCGGAACGTTTAATCAATTCAGCGTTTCCTTTAAACGCTTAGGCATAAATGTTAAGTTTTCTGAAGATGATAAAGTAGAAAATTTCGAAAAACTAATTGATGAAAATACCAAAGCAATCTATACTGAAACATTGGGCAACCCTCGTCTGAATATCCCGGATTTTGAAAAATTAGCTGCTTTGGCGAGAAAATATGACTTACCCCTTTTTGTTGATAATACTTTTGGTGCCGGGGGTTATCTTTTCCGTCCAATTGAACATGGTGCAAATGTAGTGTTACATGCAGCAACCAAATGGATTGGCGGTCATGGAACCTCCATTGGCGGAGTATTGATTGATGGAGGTAATTACAACTGGGGCAATGGTAAATTCCCATTATTTTCCGAGCCTTCTGAAGGTTATCATGGATTAAAGTTTGCAGATACATTTGGCGTAAACAATCCACTTGGATTACCAAATATTGCATTCGCCATCAAAGCGCGCGTGGAAGGATTACGCGACTTTGGACCGGCACCTAGTCCATTTAATTCTTTTCTTTTATTACAAGGGCTAGAAACCTTGAGCTTGAGAATGGAACGTACCGTAGCGAATACCTTGGCATTAGCTCAATGGCTAGAAAAGCATGAAGCAGTTGAATTTGTATGGTATCCCGGATTAGAAAGCAGTCCTTATAATACTTTAGCTAAAAAATATTTACCCAAAGGCGCAGGCGGTGTTCTCAACTTCGGGGTAAAAGGGGGGAAAGATAATGCATTGAAAGTCATCAATGCATTAAAGCTGGCAAGCCTACTCGCCAACGTGGGAGATGCGAAGACATTAGTTATTCATCCGGCATCGACCACACATGAGCAATTGAGCGATGCTGCACAATTAGCTGCAGGGGTATTACCTAATCAAATTCGTGTAAGCCTTGGAATCGAACATATTGACGATATCAAAGAGGATTTTGAACAGGCATTAAAATCTATAGGATAA
- a CDS encoding homoserine O-acetyltransferase family protein — translation MHQSIYHHNKEFVLESGEIIPSFHLQYTTYGKLNATKSNVVWVFHALTANSEAADWWPGLIGRGKIFNPEKHFIICVNVPGSCYGSISPLDINAKTNQPYYHEFPIFTLRDIVKTFQHLRQYLQIEKIWIGIGGSLGGMQLLEWAISEPEIFENIIPIGTNAKQSPWGIALNASQRMSIEADATWKEKSDKAGLEGLKVARSIALLSYRDYNAYNTTQQGITEDSRNYSIDKQIYRAETYQKYQGEKLAKRFNAFSYYNLSRTMDSHDVGRGRDSTETALSIIKAKTLVIGIFSDILFPPEEQMFIANNITNAEIHIINSLFGHDGFLLEFDTIEKIIGNFLNKKNLKNE, via the coding sequence GTGCACCAATCTATTTATCATCATAATAAAGAATTTGTTTTAGAAAGTGGGGAAATAATTCCCTCCTTTCATTTACAATATACAACTTATGGAAAGCTCAATGCAACAAAAAGTAATGTGGTGTGGGTATTTCACGCGCTTACAGCTAATAGTGAAGCTGCGGACTGGTGGCCCGGGTTAATAGGCCGGGGGAAAATATTTAACCCTGAAAAGCATTTTATCATTTGTGTAAATGTCCCAGGCAGTTGCTATGGGAGCATTTCACCCCTTGATATAAATGCTAAAACAAACCAGCCCTATTACCACGAGTTTCCGATATTTACGCTTCGTGATATAGTCAAAACTTTTCAACATTTAAGGCAGTATTTACAAATTGAGAAAATCTGGATTGGGATTGGCGGATCTTTAGGAGGCATGCAGTTATTGGAATGGGCTATTAGTGAACCGGAAATTTTTGAAAATATTATTCCAATTGGTACTAATGCTAAACAGTCCCCCTGGGGTATAGCTTTGAATGCTTCACAAAGAATGTCCATTGAAGCAGATGCGACCTGGAAAGAAAAATCAGATAAAGCAGGATTAGAGGGTTTAAAAGTTGCTCGATCGATTGCATTACTTTCCTACAGGGATTATAATGCCTACAATACAACACAACAAGGTATTACTGAAGATTCTAGAAATTACAGTATCGACAAGCAAATATATCGTGCTGAGACCTATCAAAAATATCAAGGCGAAAAATTAGCAAAACGATTTAACGCATTTAGCTACTACAATTTATCACGCACAATGGACTCTCATGATGTAGGACGTGGCAGAGATTCGACAGAAACTGCACTTAGCATCATAAAAGCAAAAACATTGGTAATTGGTATCTTTTCAGATATATTATTCCCTCCTGAAGAACAAATGTTTATCGCAAATAATATTACCAATGCGGAAATACATATTATCAATTCACTATTTGGCCACGATGGCTTTTTATTGGAATTTGATACTATTGAAAAAATAATTGGCAACTTTCTCAATAAGAAAAATTTAAAAAATGAATGA
- a CDS encoding homoserine dehydrogenase, translating to MNEHKEIIIGMFGFGVVGEGLYKILQQTPSLNARIKKSCIKHPGKKRNAPEELFTTDKDVLLFDDEINVIVEVIDDSVAAFDIVTTALKNGKAVVSASKKMIAENLEELLQLQKETGLPFLCEAAACASIPVIRNLEEYYDNDLLHSIRAVVNGSTNFILTKMFDDKLDFQDALILAQQLGYAESNPSLDVEGYDAVNKWVILLNHAYGIVEKSDKILFTGIQNIQLRDASVAKEKGFDIKLVAQAKTLLNGKVAAYVLPQFVKLDDQLAFVKNEFNGVVIESGFADRQFFYGKGAGSLATGSAVMSDISALRYDYKYEYKKLYHHKPKELTNDFYVRVYISFNEVKSIRKDDFEWIEEWHAGLERSYLIGVIHFQKLQNTNWWKEDGVSLILTADGIIEEIDSRNAKKRSLELAGIL from the coding sequence ATGAATGAACATAAGGAAATAATTATTGGCATGTTTGGTTTTGGGGTAGTAGGGGAAGGATTATACAAAATATTGCAACAAACACCTTCATTGAATGCAAGAATTAAAAAATCTTGCATAAAACATCCTGGCAAAAAAAGAAATGCTCCTGAGGAACTGTTTACCACAGATAAAGATGTATTGCTGTTCGATGATGAGATAAATGTAATAGTAGAAGTAATTGATGATTCTGTCGCTGCATTTGATATAGTGACAACAGCTTTGAAAAATGGGAAAGCTGTTGTAAGCGCTAGTAAAAAAATGATCGCTGAAAATTTGGAAGAACTCCTGCAATTACAAAAAGAAACTGGGCTGCCATTCTTATGCGAAGCAGCTGCCTGCGCCTCCATTCCCGTGATTCGTAACCTGGAAGAATATTACGATAATGATTTGTTACATTCAATAAGAGCTGTAGTCAATGGCTCTACCAATTTTATCCTTACCAAAATGTTTGACGATAAATTGGACTTCCAAGACGCATTAATTCTCGCACAGCAATTGGGTTATGCAGAAAGTAATCCGTCCCTCGATGTAGAAGGTTATGATGCTGTAAATAAATGGGTTATTTTACTAAATCATGCATATGGTATAGTAGAGAAGAGCGATAAAATATTGTTTACCGGCATTCAAAATATTCAATTACGTGATGCTTCAGTTGCTAAAGAAAAAGGGTTTGATATAAAATTAGTAGCGCAAGCCAAAACTTTATTAAACGGAAAAGTAGCGGCATATGTATTACCGCAATTCGTAAAACTTGATGATCAATTGGCATTTGTAAAAAACGAATTTAATGGAGTTGTGATTGAAAGCGGCTTTGCAGATAGACAGTTTTTTTATGGTAAAGGTGCCGGTAGTTTGGCCACGGGTTCTGCCGTGATGAGCGATATTTCAGCTTTACGCTATGACTATAAGTATGAATATAAAAAACTATATCACCATAAACCGAAAGAATTAACCAATGACTTTTATGTACGTGTGTATATTAGTTTTAATGAAGTGAAGAGTATCCGGAAAGACGATTTTGAATGGATAGAAGAATGGCATGCAGGTTTAGAAAGAAGTTACTTGATTGGTGTAATTCATTTCCAGAAATTACAAAATACAAATTGGTGGAAAGAAGATGGTGTTTCATTAATACTTACTGCTGACGGTATTATTGAAGAAATAGATTCCCGTAATGCAAAGAAAAGGAGTCTCGAATTGGCCGGTATATTATAA